A portion of the Candidatus Sericytochromatia bacterium genome contains these proteins:
- a CDS encoding TolC family protein, with protein sequence MTPFTVLLGLPVVLLLAATPAGARPLPPEAVDLPGIVHLAREASPRLAPERERVAAAEARRLAAEAYPNPTLGYGGWAPAGGRDTIFTGSRQEDVGLDVPVLLPGLRGARVAAADRDLVAARARVVAMGSEHAAEAARAYVALLAAQERRAVVAKAIVEVERLRAVVSGRHASGAASRYEVLRAEMELSGWRTRLAEAEAEVADRQGSLATLLGLPGWRPRARGPLEPLDLATPTPEDVARAPVVAAARQEEVAAEAAIEVTRWARWPGLSFSLGRSWTAEPFGAAHQGNVSVELPFLDTRRGAVAEAEAEARAAALRRTLSEAEVKAGLERHTRVAQQRRRALDEFDSTTGRRLGELERYAEAAYQLGRTTLLEWLDAVRVRHELRLMRVGLVAGLVDAQVSIKGLQGFP encoded by the coding sequence ATGACGCCTTTCACGGTTCTGCTGGGCCTGCCCGTGGTGTTGCTGCTAGCCGCGACGCCCGCCGGGGCACGCCCGTTGCCACCTGAGGCGGTCGACCTGCCTGGCATCGTGCATCTCGCCCGGGAGGCCTCGCCGCGCCTCGCTCCGGAGCGCGAGCGGGTGGCTGCGGCTGAGGCCAGGCGCCTGGCGGCCGAGGCCTACCCCAACCCGACCCTCGGGTATGGGGGGTGGGCCCCTGCGGGGGGCAGAGACACGATCTTCACGGGCTCGCGGCAGGAGGACGTCGGGCTCGACGTGCCCGTTCTGTTGCCTGGCCTGCGAGGGGCTCGGGTGGCGGCTGCCGACCGCGACCTCGTGGCCGCCCGTGCGCGCGTGGTCGCGATGGGCAGCGAGCACGCCGCGGAAGCCGCCAGGGCATACGTCGCGTTGCTGGCAGCCCAAGAACGCCGAGCCGTGGTGGCGAAGGCCATCGTGGAGGTCGAGCGTCTCCGGGCAGTGGTCTCCGGTCGCCATGCGAGCGGGGCGGCAAGCCGCTATGAGGTGTTGCGCGCGGAGATGGAGCTCTCTGGCTGGCGCACGCGGCTGGCGGAGGCCGAAGCGGAGGTCGCTGACCGTCAAGGTTCGCTCGCCACGCTGCTGGGGCTGCCCGGCTGGCGCCCCCGCGCGCGAGGCCCGCTTGAACCACTGGATCTCGCGACGCCCACCCCGGAGGACGTTGCGAGGGCGCCGGTGGTCGCCGCCGCTCGTCAAGAGGAGGTTGCTGCCGAGGCCGCCATCGAAGTCACGCGCTGGGCACGGTGGCCCGGGTTGTCTTTCAGCCTGGGGCGGTCGTGGACGGCGGAGCCCTTTGGCGCTGCCCATCAAGGCAACGTGTCGGTTGAGCTGCCTTTCCTGGACACCCGGCGCGGTGCCGTCGCTGAGGCCGAGGCGGAGGCGCGCGCAGCCGCCCTGCGCCGGACCCTCTCGGAGGCGGAGGTGAAGGCTGGCCTCGAGCGTCACACGCGGGTGGCCCAGCAGCGCCGCCGGGCCCTTGACGAGTTCGACAGCACCACCGGTCGCCGCCTCGGGGAGTTGGAACGCTATGCGGAGGCGGCCTACCAGCTCGGACGCACCACCTTGCTCGAGT